The following coding sequences lie in one Cygnus olor isolate bCygOlo1 chromosome 8, bCygOlo1.pri.v2, whole genome shotgun sequence genomic window:
- the RAVER2 gene encoding ribonucleoprotein PTB-binding 2 isoform X8, with amino-acid sequence MAAAAERGSELPAEPPPPSPEEVARRLAITRRELSNRRKILLRNLPAESSSQEIHDLFKDYEIKYCYVDRNKRTAFVTLLNGEQAQNAIRKFHQYSLRGKEISVQLQPTDALLCITNLPISFTLEEFEELVRAYGNVERCFLVYNEVTGYSKGYGFVEYMKKDSAAKARLELLGKQLDESTLFAQWMDVNQLTTSLIHSKCLCVDKFQKDYADSKELMQAFSLKYKPVFCQFAQDEDSCIGDFAVVEYETAEQAEKVQEVTDGMIIKGKRIQVSYCAPGAPGRSTLAALIAAQRMMRNNRKGLLPEPNAVQIMKSFNNPAMLQILLQPQLRGHAVKPVLGASAGFPHLINTAVGPPFLQLNKVHQNSVLGSASNLLLQSPAHLPLPQQQLMKIENVQANSKPGLLGEPPTMLLQTVLGIGVMPSVTSGMGTRGEALKSAAGMGMLPFFPNQHIVGQAIPGQNNAPEKQSTTEAVVSGSQPYHQTLTNLPAGALRAGHAKQQNQLKSTDTSLGTPLKKQTSLLGEPPKEIRLSTNPYLNLASVLPGICLPAIASKASSPPQQTGLPNNIVDAAVSQGATSQHGMENYFNYSQQHGEYTQVAPSRSEKRGSSYLISSPEPGPVEYIGQQPQGSAVRYAESSLKKKRVY; translated from the exons ATGGCGGCAGCAGCCGAACGCGGCTCGGAGCTGcccgcggagccgccgccgccgagccccgaGGAGGTGGCGAGGCGCTTGGCGATCACCCGCCGGGAGCTGAGCAACAGGCGCAAGATCCTGCTGAGGAACCTGCCGGCcgagagcagcagccag gaaaTCCATGACTTATTTAAAGATTATGAAATAAAGTATTGTTATgtggacagaaataaaagaacag CATTTGTTACTCTGTTAAACGGAGAGCAGGCTCAAAATGCGATTCGGAAATTTCACCAGTATTCTCTTCggggaaaagaaatatctgtGCAACTCCAACCAACAGATGCTTTGCTGTGCATCACTAATTTGCCCATTTCATTTACGTTAGAAGAGTTTGAAGAACTTGTGCGTGCTTACGGCAACGTTGAGAGGTGTTTTTTGGTGTATAATGAAGTTACTGGCTATTCCAAGGGCTACGGTTTTGTGGAATATATGAAGAAGGACTCTGCTGCGAAGGCGAGACTGGAACTTCTGGGGAAACAGTTAGACGAGAGCACTCTCTTTGCGCAGTGGATGGATGTGAACCAGCTGACCACAAGTCTTATTCACTCCAAGTGCCTTTGTGTAGATAAATTTCAAAAAGACTACGCTGATTCAAAAGAACTGATGCAGGCTTTCTCACTGAAGTATAAACCTGTATTCTGCCAG TTTGCTCAGGATGAAGACAGCTGTATTGGTGACTTTGCAGTGGTTGAGTACGAAactgcagagcaggctgagaaaGTACAAGAAGTCACCGATGGCATGATTATCAAAGGGAAGAGAATCCAGGTGTCCTACTGTGCTCCAGGAGCGCCAGGCAGAAGCACATTAGCAGCACTTATAGCAGCACAAAGGATG ATGAGAAACAATAGAAAAGGATTGCTTCCAGAGCCGAATGCAGTGCAGATTATGAAAAGTTTTAATAATCCAGCAATGTTGCAAATACTGCTGCAGCCCCAGTTGCGTGGACATGCTGTTAAACCTG TTCTTGGAGCATCTGCAGGTTTTCCTCACCTTATAAATACGGCAGTTGGCCCTCCTTTTTTACAGCTGAATAAAGTTCATCAG AATTCAGTTCTAGGCAGTGCGTCTAACTTactgctgcagagccctgctcaCCTGCCATTGCCACAGCAGCAACTGATGAAGATTGAAAATGTCCAGGCCAATAGT AAACCAGGTTTGCTGGGAGAACCTCCAACAATGCTACTTCAGACAGTATTGGGAATAGGGGTAATGCCATCAGTGACTTCAGGCATGGGAACCCGTGGAGAAGCTCTTAAGt cagcagcagggatgggcaTGTTGCCATTCTTTCCGAATCAGCACATTGTTGGACAAGCTATACCAGGGCAAAATAACGCTCCAGAGAAACAATCAACTACCGAAGCGGTTGTCTCGGGATCACAGCCTTATCATCAGACCTTAACAAATCTTCCTGCAGGAGCCTTGCGGGCTGGTCATgccaaacaacaaaatcaactAAAAAGCACTGATACAAGTTTGGGG ACTCCTTTGAAAAAACAGACTTCACTACTAGGAGAACCGCCAAAAGAAATACGTCTTAGTACCAACCCCTACTTGAATTTGGCAAGTGTGTTGCCTGGTATATGTCTTCCAG CGATTGCCAGCAAAGCCTCCAGTCCACCACAGCAGACTGGACTTCCGAACAACATCGTGgatgctgctgtttctcaggGAGCTACATCACAACACggaatggaaaattattttaattactccCAACAGCATGGAGAGTACACACAG
- the RAVER2 gene encoding ribonucleoprotein PTB-binding 2 isoform X7, protein MAAAAERGSELPAEPPPPSPEEVARRLAITRRELSNRRKILLRNLPAESSSQEIHDLFKDYEIKYCYVDRNKRTAFVTLLNGEQAQNAIRKFHQYSLRGKEISVQLQPTDALLCITNLPISFTLEEFEELVRAYGNVERCFLVYNEVTGYSKGYGFVEYMKKDSAAKARLELLGKQLDESTLFAQWMDVNQLTTSLIHSKCLCVDKFQKDYADSKELMQAFSLKYKPVFCQFAQDEDSCIGDFAVVEYETAEQAEKVQEVTDGMIIKGKRIQVSYCAPGAPGRSTLAALIAAQRMMRNNRKGLLPEPNAVQIMKSFNNPAMLQILLQPQLRGHAVKPVLGASAGFPHLINTAVGPPFLQLNKVHQNSVLGSASNLLLQSPAHLPLPQQQLMKIENVQANSKPGLLGEPPTMLLQTVLGIGVMPSVTSGMGTRGEALKSSNLPTIQTAAAAGMGMLPFFPNQHIVGQAIPGQNNAPEKQSTTEAVVSGSQPYHQTLTNLPAGALRAGHAKQQNQLKSTDTSLGTPLKKQTSLLGEPPKEIRLSTNPYLNLASVLPGICLPAIASKASSPPQQTGLPNNIVDAAVSQGATSQHGMENYFNYSQQHGEYTQVAPSRSEKRGSSYLISSPEPGPVEYIGQQPQGSAVRYAESSLKKKRVY, encoded by the exons ATGGCGGCAGCAGCCGAACGCGGCTCGGAGCTGcccgcggagccgccgccgccgagccccgaGGAGGTGGCGAGGCGCTTGGCGATCACCCGCCGGGAGCTGAGCAACAGGCGCAAGATCCTGCTGAGGAACCTGCCGGCcgagagcagcagccag gaaaTCCATGACTTATTTAAAGATTATGAAATAAAGTATTGTTATgtggacagaaataaaagaacag CATTTGTTACTCTGTTAAACGGAGAGCAGGCTCAAAATGCGATTCGGAAATTTCACCAGTATTCTCTTCggggaaaagaaatatctgtGCAACTCCAACCAACAGATGCTTTGCTGTGCATCACTAATTTGCCCATTTCATTTACGTTAGAAGAGTTTGAAGAACTTGTGCGTGCTTACGGCAACGTTGAGAGGTGTTTTTTGGTGTATAATGAAGTTACTGGCTATTCCAAGGGCTACGGTTTTGTGGAATATATGAAGAAGGACTCTGCTGCGAAGGCGAGACTGGAACTTCTGGGGAAACAGTTAGACGAGAGCACTCTCTTTGCGCAGTGGATGGATGTGAACCAGCTGACCACAAGTCTTATTCACTCCAAGTGCCTTTGTGTAGATAAATTTCAAAAAGACTACGCTGATTCAAAAGAACTGATGCAGGCTTTCTCACTGAAGTATAAACCTGTATTCTGCCAG TTTGCTCAGGATGAAGACAGCTGTATTGGTGACTTTGCAGTGGTTGAGTACGAAactgcagagcaggctgagaaaGTACAAGAAGTCACCGATGGCATGATTATCAAAGGGAAGAGAATCCAGGTGTCCTACTGTGCTCCAGGAGCGCCAGGCAGAAGCACATTAGCAGCACTTATAGCAGCACAAAGGATG ATGAGAAACAATAGAAAAGGATTGCTTCCAGAGCCGAATGCAGTGCAGATTATGAAAAGTTTTAATAATCCAGCAATGTTGCAAATACTGCTGCAGCCCCAGTTGCGTGGACATGCTGTTAAACCTG TTCTTGGAGCATCTGCAGGTTTTCCTCACCTTATAAATACGGCAGTTGGCCCTCCTTTTTTACAGCTGAATAAAGTTCATCAG AATTCAGTTCTAGGCAGTGCGTCTAACTTactgctgcagagccctgctcaCCTGCCATTGCCACAGCAGCAACTGATGAAGATTGAAAATGTCCAGGCCAATAGT AAACCAGGTTTGCTGGGAGAACCTCCAACAATGCTACTTCAGACAGTATTGGGAATAGGGGTAATGCCATCAGTGACTTCAGGCATGGGAACCCGTGGAGAAGCTCTTAAGt CATCTAATCTGCCTACAattcaaacagcagcagcagcagggatgggcaTGTTGCCATTCTTTCCGAATCAGCACATTGTTGGACAAGCTATACCAGGGCAAAATAACGCTCCAGAGAAACAATCAACTACCGAAGCGGTTGTCTCGGGATCACAGCCTTATCATCAGACCTTAACAAATCTTCCTGCAGGAGCCTTGCGGGCTGGTCATgccaaacaacaaaatcaactAAAAAGCACTGATACAAGTTTGGGG ACTCCTTTGAAAAAACAGACTTCACTACTAGGAGAACCGCCAAAAGAAATACGTCTTAGTACCAACCCCTACTTGAATTTGGCAAGTGTGTTGCCTGGTATATGTCTTCCAG CGATTGCCAGCAAAGCCTCCAGTCCACCACAGCAGACTGGACTTCCGAACAACATCGTGgatgctgctgtttctcaggGAGCTACATCACAACACggaatggaaaattattttaattactccCAACAGCATGGAGAGTACACACAG